A genomic stretch from Triplophysa dalaica isolate WHDGS20190420 chromosome 4, ASM1584641v1, whole genome shotgun sequence includes:
- the LOC130418780 gene encoding uncharacterized protein LOC130418780 isoform X2, with amino-acid sequence MVTKLQKWAEGDNNPICALGQILTKHDPDIVMNATGAIASLVETVSGRQWLLQNPTVFNQVLESVSIHLDNETENTANSAALILAQLSLCEEACQKILSHPSASKTFRCLTKCLLCSHKDTAMNAAFAVGRLCGSGQAKNLIMRETKEQQLVYKLQSLLSSGTGLEMCQTACFALSCLAKDEDGHALLMESTCISAVLNALLQLLQSAEPDSVWFAAMTLRVLVSRPSGVVIVRKHGALHGQLKVLSVLSTTGPELQEEVNMCLSKLELLPKPPPVRVTILSSMFYTVSWVRCDPESGLEVTYSLFDRDLMLYHGHLCQVTLPVSTNRSVESHSLRLNLSTSDGDVSPFSDPVVTLEPLDTTIKCPQELCVIGCTATHVHLRWVEPEGGVKPKSYQIFCNDTLVKTTTLLGAVVSGLSPGTNYELSARSLCPGYAASTRTVTKVKTADDQDHAPSALTLVVLGRHELQINWRAPAVPLGRLFKYELSLNGCVAYVGTERAHTARRLSANTAYACIVTAVTSRGRCHSRPVIKKTSRDEYLPLNRNLSSAITSKSSTSPPTIQNTREVTKMTTKSQATLGHKPKIHTIRSQHKAHELRKDKHRQVSVQIHLPKEKKLFNHTSKMDKNSPPVGFPENSTDSLVVSSHRQSEDIYQTQTKPSTPEDPTNTKTMISQARKRNRKVPKETLPCVSKQISEDMRLLQPVSFHLSNLKQSRNKSEHKKTEINPFQRFQISRNKDNTMWQHTPNSNDI; translated from the exons ATGGTGACTAAACTTCAGAAGTGGGCCGAAGGGGACAACAATCCGATATGTGCCCTTGGACAGATTCTGACAAAACATGATCCTGATATTGTGATGAATGCAACCGGAGCAATAGCCTCATTG GTTGAAACTGTGTCAGGGCGGCAGTGGTTGCTTCAGAACCCAACTGTGTTCAATCAGGTCCTCGAGAGCGTGTCCATTCATCTGGATAATGAAACAGAGAATACAGCCAACTCTGCAGCACTTATTCTCGCCCAGCTATCCTTGTGTGAAGAAGCCTGTCAAAAGATTTTATCCCACCCGTCTGCCTCCAAGACCTTCAGATGCTTAACAAAGTGCTTATTATGCAGCCACAAAG ACACAGCAATGAATGCAGCATTTGCTGTCGGTCGCCTGTGTGGCAGTGGCCAGGCCAAGAACCTCATTATGAGAGAAACCAAAGAGCAACAACTG GTTTACAAACTACAGTCTCTGCTGTCTTCTGGGACAGGACTGGAGATGTGTCAAACTGCATGCTTTGCACTGAGCTGCTTAGCAAAAGATGAAGATGGTCATGCACTGTTGATGGAAAGCACTTGCATTTCTGCTGTGCTGAATGCTCTTTTACAGCTGCTGCAGAGTGCAGAGCCGGACTCAGTCTGGTTTGCTGCTAT GACGTTAAGAGTGCTGGTGTCTCGACCGAGTGGAGTGGTTATAGTCAGAAAGCATGGCGCACTGCACGGACAGTTAAAG GTGCTTTCTGTGTTGTCAACCACTGGGCCAGAACTACAGGAGGAGGTCAACATGTGTCTCAGCAAACTGGAACTTTTACCCAAACCACCCCCAGTGAGGGTTACTATCCTTTCATCAATGTTCTACACTGTGTCATGGGTGAGGTGTGATCCTGAGAGCGGCCTGGAGGTCACATACAG TCTCTTTGACAGAGATCTCATGCTGTACCATGGCCACTTGTGTCAGGTGACTTTACCCGTTTCTACCAACCGGTCTGTGGAGTCCCACTCCCTACGTCTCAACTTGTCTACTTCTGATGGTGACGTCAGTCCTTTTAGTGACCCTGTGGTCACTCTAGAGCCGCTGGACACCACAATCAAGTGTCCACAGGAGCTTTGTGTGATTGGCTGCACAGCAACGCATGTACACTTGCGCTGGGTAGAGCCAGAGGGAGGAGTCAAACCTAAATCATATCAGATCTTCTGTAATGACACACTGGTGAAGACCACAACGCTGCTAGG GGCTGTGGTGAGCGGTCTATCTCCAGGAACGAACTACGAGCTGAGCGCGAGGTCTCTCTGTCCGGGCTACGCAGCGAGTACCAGAACAGTAACCAAAGTGAAGACAGCAGACGATCAAGATCATGCTCCTTCCGCTCTGACCCTTGTTGTTTTGGGTCGGCATGAGCTGCAGATAAACTGGAGAGCTCCAGCTGTACCTCTGGGGAGACTCTTTAAATACGAACTCAGTCTGAATGGATGTGTTGCATACGTTGGCACAGAGAGAGCGCACACCGCCCGCCGCTTGTCCGCAAACACAGCTTACGCCTGTATTGTGACAGCCGTTACCTCCAGGGGGCGCTGCCACAGCAGGCCGGTTATAAAGAAGACATCCCGGGACGAATACCTGCCTTTAAACAG GAATCTGTCCTCCGCTATAACCTCTAAGTCTTCCACATCTCCTCCAACCATCCAAAACACAAGAGAGGTCACAAAGATGACCACAAAGTCTCAGGCTACACTTGGACATAAACCTAAAATTCATACCATCAGAAGCCAGCACAAAGCACATGAATTAAGAAAAGACAAGCACAG GCAAGTCTCAGTCCAGATACATttaccaaaagaaaaaaagttgttcAACCACACATCAAAG ATGGACAAAAACAGTCCACCTGTTGGGTTTCCAGAGAACTCCACTGACTCTCTTGTGGTGTCCTCTCATCGACAATCGGAAGACATATACCAGACCCAGACAAAGCCATCCACCCCAGAGGACCCCACAAACACCAAGACAATGATCAGCCAAG CCAGGAAAAGGAACAGGAAAGTTCCAAAAGAAACACTTCCATGCGTTAGCAAACAAATCT CCGAAGATATGAGATTGCTTCAACCAGTCTCATTTCATTTGTCTAATCTGAAACAGTCAAGGAACAAATCAGAGCACAAAAAGACAG AAATAAACCCATTTCAAAGGTTCCAAATCAGCCGAAATAAAGACAATACCATGTGGCAACACACACCAAATTCGAATGACATCTGA
- the LOC130418780 gene encoding uncharacterized protein LOC130418780 isoform X1, whose translation MTSAACCPAPCHTENALTCLLCPHNDHISIALEVLHKLAQEEKGKFVEKVLQHCNPKACIDVLQKVLKSPDSRLISTVACIFGVLLENEPMVTKLQKWAEGDNNPICALGQILTKHDPDIVMNATGAIASLVETVSGRQWLLQNPTVFNQVLESVSIHLDNETENTANSAALILAQLSLCEEACQKILSHPSASKTFRCLTKCLLCSHKDTAMNAAFAVGRLCGSGQAKNLIMRETKEQQLVYKLQSLLSSGTGLEMCQTACFALSCLAKDEDGHALLMESTCISAVLNALLQLLQSAEPDSVWFAAMTLRVLVSRPSGVVIVRKHGALHGQLKVLSVLSTTGPELQEEVNMCLSKLELLPKPPPVRVTILSSMFYTVSWVRCDPESGLEVTYSLFDRDLMLYHGHLCQVTLPVSTNRSVESHSLRLNLSTSDGDVSPFSDPVVTLEPLDTTIKCPQELCVIGCTATHVHLRWVEPEGGVKPKSYQIFCNDTLVKTTTLLGAVVSGLSPGTNYELSARSLCPGYAASTRTVTKVKTADDQDHAPSALTLVVLGRHELQINWRAPAVPLGRLFKYELSLNGCVAYVGTERAHTARRLSANTAYACIVTAVTSRGRCHSRPVIKKTSRDEYLPLNRNLSSAITSKSSTSPPTIQNTREVTKMTTKSQATLGHKPKIHTIRSQHKAHELRKDKHRQVSVQIHLPKEKKLFNHTSKMDKNSPPVGFPENSTDSLVVSSHRQSEDIYQTQTKPSTPEDPTNTKTMISQARKRNRKVPKETLPCVSKQISEDMRLLQPVSFHLSNLKQSRNKSEHKKTEINPFQRFQISRNKDNTMWQHTPNSNDI comes from the exons ATGACATCAGCAGCTTGTTGTCCAGCTCCATGTCATACAGAAAATGCCTTGACATGCCTTCTGTGTCCACACAATGATCACATTTCCATCGCATTAGAAGTTCTACATAAGCTTGCCCAAGAGGAAAAAGGTAAATTTGTGGAAAAGGTACTTCAACATTGCAACCCCAAAGCATGCATAGATGTACTACAGAAGGTATTGAAGTCCCCTGACTCAAG GCTAATCAGCACAGTAGCTTGTATCTTTGGCGTACTGCTTGAGAATGAACCCATGGTGACTAAACTTCAGAAGTGGGCCGAAGGGGACAACAATCCGATATGTGCCCTTGGACAGATTCTGACAAAACATGATCCTGATATTGTGATGAATGCAACCGGAGCAATAGCCTCATTG GTTGAAACTGTGTCAGGGCGGCAGTGGTTGCTTCAGAACCCAACTGTGTTCAATCAGGTCCTCGAGAGCGTGTCCATTCATCTGGATAATGAAACAGAGAATACAGCCAACTCTGCAGCACTTATTCTCGCCCAGCTATCCTTGTGTGAAGAAGCCTGTCAAAAGATTTTATCCCACCCGTCTGCCTCCAAGACCTTCAGATGCTTAACAAAGTGCTTATTATGCAGCCACAAAG ACACAGCAATGAATGCAGCATTTGCTGTCGGTCGCCTGTGTGGCAGTGGCCAGGCCAAGAACCTCATTATGAGAGAAACCAAAGAGCAACAACTG GTTTACAAACTACAGTCTCTGCTGTCTTCTGGGACAGGACTGGAGATGTGTCAAACTGCATGCTTTGCACTGAGCTGCTTAGCAAAAGATGAAGATGGTCATGCACTGTTGATGGAAAGCACTTGCATTTCTGCTGTGCTGAATGCTCTTTTACAGCTGCTGCAGAGTGCAGAGCCGGACTCAGTCTGGTTTGCTGCTAT GACGTTAAGAGTGCTGGTGTCTCGACCGAGTGGAGTGGTTATAGTCAGAAAGCATGGCGCACTGCACGGACAGTTAAAG GTGCTTTCTGTGTTGTCAACCACTGGGCCAGAACTACAGGAGGAGGTCAACATGTGTCTCAGCAAACTGGAACTTTTACCCAAACCACCCCCAGTGAGGGTTACTATCCTTTCATCAATGTTCTACACTGTGTCATGGGTGAGGTGTGATCCTGAGAGCGGCCTGGAGGTCACATACAG TCTCTTTGACAGAGATCTCATGCTGTACCATGGCCACTTGTGTCAGGTGACTTTACCCGTTTCTACCAACCGGTCTGTGGAGTCCCACTCCCTACGTCTCAACTTGTCTACTTCTGATGGTGACGTCAGTCCTTTTAGTGACCCTGTGGTCACTCTAGAGCCGCTGGACACCACAATCAAGTGTCCACAGGAGCTTTGTGTGATTGGCTGCACAGCAACGCATGTACACTTGCGCTGGGTAGAGCCAGAGGGAGGAGTCAAACCTAAATCATATCAGATCTTCTGTAATGACACACTGGTGAAGACCACAACGCTGCTAGG GGCTGTGGTGAGCGGTCTATCTCCAGGAACGAACTACGAGCTGAGCGCGAGGTCTCTCTGTCCGGGCTACGCAGCGAGTACCAGAACAGTAACCAAAGTGAAGACAGCAGACGATCAAGATCATGCTCCTTCCGCTCTGACCCTTGTTGTTTTGGGTCGGCATGAGCTGCAGATAAACTGGAGAGCTCCAGCTGTACCTCTGGGGAGACTCTTTAAATACGAACTCAGTCTGAATGGATGTGTTGCATACGTTGGCACAGAGAGAGCGCACACCGCCCGCCGCTTGTCCGCAAACACAGCTTACGCCTGTATTGTGACAGCCGTTACCTCCAGGGGGCGCTGCCACAGCAGGCCGGTTATAAAGAAGACATCCCGGGACGAATACCTGCCTTTAAACAG GAATCTGTCCTCCGCTATAACCTCTAAGTCTTCCACATCTCCTCCAACCATCCAAAACACAAGAGAGGTCACAAAGATGACCACAAAGTCTCAGGCTACACTTGGACATAAACCTAAAATTCATACCATCAGAAGCCAGCACAAAGCACATGAATTAAGAAAAGACAAGCACAG GCAAGTCTCAGTCCAGATACATttaccaaaagaaaaaaagttgttcAACCACACATCAAAG ATGGACAAAAACAGTCCACCTGTTGGGTTTCCAGAGAACTCCACTGACTCTCTTGTGGTGTCCTCTCATCGACAATCGGAAGACATATACCAGACCCAGACAAAGCCATCCACCCCAGAGGACCCCACAAACACCAAGACAATGATCAGCCAAG CCAGGAAAAGGAACAGGAAAGTTCCAAAAGAAACACTTCCATGCGTTAGCAAACAAATCT CCGAAGATATGAGATTGCTTCAACCAGTCTCATTTCATTTGTCTAATCTGAAACAGTCAAGGAACAAATCAGAGCACAAAAAGACAG AAATAAACCCATTTCAAAGGTTCCAAATCAGCCGAAATAAAGACAATACCATGTGGCAACACACACCAAATTCGAATGACATCTGA
- the tmem141 gene encoding transmembrane protein 141, giving the protein MVNLGLSKVDDAVAAKHPGLQQYAACQSYAFMKGTASFILGTAGLFIVQRVLQKRMPYPLQWNLLVSIVASSVFSYSVTRWETRKCTDLWLFLETGKVPDRNSPQEETSTLTSPAKPKVTQFGDVMD; this is encoded by the exons ATGGTTAATCTCGGACTGAGTAAAGTTGATGATGCAGTTGCAGCGAAGCACCCG GGTTTGCAGCAGTATGCCGCCTGCCAGTCCTATGCCTTCATGAAAGGCACAGCAAGCTTTATACTGG GCACCGCCGGCTTATTTATTGTACAGCGAGTACTTCAGAAAAGAATGCCTTATCCGTTGCAGTGGAATCTTCTAGTATCTATTG TTGCTTCTTCTGTATTTAGTTATTCAGTAACCCGCTGGGAAACGAGGAAGTGCACAGACTTGTGGTTATTCCTTGAGACAGGAAAAGTTCCTGACAGAAACTCTCCCC aGGAGGAGACTTCAACTCTGACATCACCTGCAAAGCCCAAAGTAACACAATTTGGAGATGTGATGGACTGA
- the slc25a35 gene encoding solute carrier family 25 member 35 isoform X2, whose translation MDFVLGGVAACGACLFTNPLEVVKTRMQLQGELKSRGTYQIYYRNVFHAFYTIGKIDGLAGLQKGLVPGLVYQMCMNGVRLGSYAIIESLGYIHTDGRVSAAKSTVAGAVAGVVGAVMGSPIYLVKTHLQSQATSSIAVGHQYKHRGMVHALMNIHKQHGILGLWRGASAAVPRVSVGSAAQLSTFSASKELVIDLQLFPEGSWLIALSAGMISSVVVVSAMTPFDVISTRLYNQPVDHLGKGILYRSFSDCFSKTLKKED comes from the exons ATGGATTTCGTTCTCGGCGGCGTGGCTGCATGTGGTGCTTGCTTATTTACAAACCCTTTAGAGGTCGTGAAAACTCGGATGCAACTGCAAGGAGAACTAAAAAGCCGAGGGACCTACCAGATTTATTATAGGAACGTGTTTCACGCCTTTTACACGATAGGTAAAATAGATGGACTGGCCGGTCTACAGAAGGGATTGGTACCCGGATTGGTTTATCAGATGTGTATGAATGGGGTCCGGCTGGGGTCTTACGCCATCATCGAGTCCTTGGGCTACATTCACACGGACGGAAGGGTCAGCGCGGCAAAGAGCACAGTGGCCGGGGCCGTTGCCGGTGTTGTTGGAGCAGTTATGGGAAGCCCGATTTACCTG GTAAAGACACACCTTCAGAGTCAGGCAACTTCCTCTATTGCAGTTGGCCACCAGTATAAACATCGG GGAATGGTGCATGCGCTAATGAACATCCACAAACAGCACGGCATTCTAGGATTATGGAGGGGGGCAAGTGCAGCAGTCCCAAGAGTCAGCGTGGGATCAGCCGCTCAACTCTCCACCTTCTCTGCCTCTAAAGAATTAGTCATTGATTTACAG CTTTTCCCAGAGGGCAGCTGGTTAATAGCTCTCAGTGCTGGTATGATCAGTAGTGTAGTGGTTGTATCGGCTATGACACCTTTTGATGTGATTAGCACTCGCCTTTACAACCAGCCTGTGGACCATCTCGGCAAG